In one Bacillus sp. Marseille-P3661 genomic region, the following are encoded:
- the glnA gene encoding type I glutamate--ammonia ligase, giving the protein MAKYSKEDIKQMAKEQNVRFIRLQFTDLLGIIKNVEIPIGQLDKALNNQMMFDGSSIEGFVRIEESDMYLYPDLDTWVVFPWTAEKGKVARLICDIYNTDGTPFAGDPRGNLKRQLKRMEELGFTSFNLGPEPEFFLFKVDEKGEPSLELNDKGGYFDLAPTDLGENCRRDIVLELEEMGFDIEASHHEVAPGQHEIDFKYADVVKAADDIQTFKLVVKTIARKHGLHATFMPKPLFGISGSGMHCNVSLFRGSENSFFDPDGPLQLSEIAYQFIAGIMKHAESFTAICNPTVNSYKRLVPGYEAPCYVAWSAKNRSPLVRIPSARGLSTRVEVRSVDPAANPYLALSVILAAGLDGIENKLVAPKAVDRNIYVMNKQERLEHGITDLPATLAVALDKLKSNEVIMAALGEHIAEHFIEAKEIEWDMFRTTVHPWEREQYMSVY; this is encoded by the coding sequence ATGGCAAAATACTCAAAAGAAGATATTAAACAAATGGCAAAAGAACAAAACGTAAGATTCATTCGCTTGCAATTTACCGATTTATTAGGAATTATTAAAAACGTAGAAATTCCAATCGGTCAATTAGATAAAGCGCTAAACAATCAAATGATGTTCGATGGTTCTTCTATCGAAGGATTTGTACGTATCGAAGAATCAGACATGTATTTATATCCTGATTTAGATACATGGGTTGTTTTCCCTTGGACTGCTGAAAAGGGTAAAGTTGCTCGTTTAATTTGTGATATTTACAATACTGATGGAACTCCATTTGCTGGTGACCCTCGTGGTAACTTAAAGCGTCAGCTTAAGCGTATGGAAGAATTGGGCTTTACTTCATTTAACTTAGGGCCAGAACCAGAGTTCTTTTTGTTCAAAGTAGATGAAAAAGGCGAACCATCACTTGAATTAAACGATAAAGGTGGTTACTTTGATTTAGCGCCAACTGACCTTGGTGAAAACTGTCGTCGTGATATCGTGTTAGAGCTCGAAGAAATGGGCTTTGACATTGAAGCGTCTCACCACGAGGTAGCACCCGGTCAGCACGAAATTGATTTCAAATATGCTGACGTAGTTAAAGCTGCCGATGATATTCAAACATTTAAGCTTGTAGTAAAAACAATTGCTCGTAAGCATGGTTTGCATGCTACATTTATGCCGAAACCTTTATTTGGCATTAGTGGTTCTGGTATGCACTGTAATGTTTCACTATTCAGAGGTTCGGAAAATTCATTTTTTGATCCAGATGGACCGCTGCAATTAAGTGAAATAGCATACCAATTTATTGCTGGTATAATGAAACACGCAGAATCATTTACTGCAATTTGCAACCCAACAGTTAACTCATATAAACGTCTTGTTCCTGGTTATGAGGCACCTTGCTATGTGGCATGGTCTGCGAAAAATAGAAGTCCGTTAGTTCGTATTCCATCTGCTAGGGGATTAAGTACACGTGTTGAGGTTCGTAGTGTAGACCCTGCTGCAAACCCATACTTAGCATTATCAGTAATCCTTGCTGCTGGTTTAGATGGAATTGAAAATAAACTAGTTGCTCCAAAAGCTGTAGATCGTAACATTTATGTGATGAACAAGCAAGAACGACTAGAGCATGGTATAACTGATCTACCGGCAACATTAGCTGTTGCACTGGATAAGCTTAAATCAAATGAGGTAATAATGGCTGCTCTTGGTGAACATATTGCTGAACATTTTATTGAAGCAAAAGAAATCGAGTGGGATATGTTCCGTACAACTGTACATCCTTGGGAAAGAGAACAATATATGTCAGTTTATTAA